A stretch of DNA from Orcinus orca chromosome 3, mOrcOrc1.1, whole genome shotgun sequence:
TATTAAAGGTCTTCAGCCGGGTTTACTTCATAATGCCAGGGGTGTCCTCTTTACGTCTaggggtaaactcgggcttcagatcATCCTCAACCTCTAGCTGGATTTGGGCCTCTGGAACTTTTGTTACTTTTAAGGAAATGCAGCCACGCTTGTGCTCTTGCCGGGTATTCAGGCGTCAGTCATTTCTACTCTCATACTGCTGACAGGTGTGTGAAAAGTGAATTGGCTCCCTTCTTGAGCGCCTTTAAGACGAGGAGGACTTTTCCTGGCCTGTCTACCAAGGACTCTGGGCTCAGCCTCTCCCTGCACCTGCAACTGCCTCagatctcttttttatttctgagggCGTGGGTCTTCCAATTCTATAGGTTTCTGCTTCACCAAATCCCTTTTGGtaatgtttttcagatttttgtttCCCTCAGCCCCCTCTCTTAATGACTCCAGAAAGTGAGTTCTAGGAGCTGTCCTAGAGCCCATACCGCACTCCTTAAGGGAGCTTTGCTTTTCATTGGTTATCAACCCTTATTGGGggcatttttctctgttttttaaccAATTTGTTGTGTATGTCTTAGATTTTACAGTAAGGAAACTTTGAGATCTGGTTCTCCTCTACCATCTGAAACTGGGAGATTCTATATTGGTTTTAGAATATGGTCGGtaaagaacatatttgcaaaaagCTCTTTTATATCTAATTTCTTTCCACTTCTAAGGTGAAGGATTTGCAATTGTAATAATTAACCACAAGGGGGAgtgtttcttttgattttcatttccttcaataaaactaacaaataCATATAGTTTATGCTGGGTTTTATGTTTGTGACCAGTGAATAAAATTACAccagtagagggcttccctggtggcgcagtggttgagagttcgccccgcgatgcgggggacgcgggttcgtgcctccgtctgggaagatcccacatgcctcagagcagcagggcctgtgagccatggctgctgagcctgcgtgtcgggagcctgtgctccgcaacgggagaggctacaacagtgagaggcctgcgtaccgcaaaaaaataaaaaaaaatttaaaaaaaattacatgagtaGAATGtgatattttgtaaataattctaTCCAATCACAAAGCCTAATCAACAATTTTTTTGTACACCTACAAGGTGCAAGGCTCTCCGCTAGGCTGTTAGTAGATGCTACAATCGGTCTTTACAAGCCAGATATATAGAAAGGAGCTTGAAATATTGGGTGATTTGTTAAAATGAGCAATTCCAGTTGGGTTTATGTTGAACTAATAATTTACACAATAACTACTGCATCAtctatttttaatgagaaattcaAATACCACCAAAAATATCTTAAAGATATGAGTCAAATGTCTACAGATCTCCTACCACACAGTTCAAACTTCCTCATAGAGAGATATTTTCACTTTCCATAAATTCTGCTACACTTAATAAAAAGGTAAATGTGGACTGAGATTTGAAAAtctatttcctctattttttaacATAGCATACAGGCTACAACTTGCTTAAAGTCACTGAAGCTAAGTAGCATTTCATGGAGAGTTCCTGATAATGGGCCCAAACATATGACAAGGTACCTGGGGCTAGATACCATTTAATAGCTGAAAATgatgacagaaaatatttgagcAAAATAAGGAATTTATTATCTTGCATAAGTGAAGTGTCCAGGGATGAGGCTTTGTTGGCTTCCTTTTCAGAACTGTTTGAGCTCAGGCTCCTCAAAAATGGCTCCAAGCAGATGCAGTCATATCTGaaaaagcgtgtgtgtgtgtgtgtgtgtgtgtgtgtgtgtgtgtctgtgtgtgtgtcttgctAATGAAAGTGGAATAAAATCAAACTGGCTTTCAGGACCTCCCAGGTTCTATATGTTCAGATTCCCTTTAATCTCTTAAAAATCATCCCACCAAGCTCTCTCCCTTATATTTCAGACACACTAGCCTCTCTTCTATTCTTCAAATGTGCTGAGTCTTTTCCTACCCCGAAGCCAGGTTGCCTCTGTccagaatgctcttcccccagcacTGCACAGGCTGGCTCCTCTGCtgcttcaggtctcagctcagctCAATGTTCATTCCCTCCTGATCCTAACGAATGTGCACCCTGCTCCTCcccttctcatttccttcatATCACTCATCATAAACTAcccttatttgttttcttacataTAGTCTGTCTTCCTAACTAGAAAGCAAGCTCCGTGATGCAAGGACCTTATTTTTATAGTTCACAGTGTATCCCCAGTGCTTAAATAacaataaacactcaataaatatttatagaataaacatattactttttttaacgtctttattggagtataattgctataaatgttgttttagtttctgctgtataacaaagtgagtcagctatacatacacatatatccccgtatccccatGCTCttgaccctccctcccaccctccctatcccacgcctctaggtggtcacagagcactgagcagatctccctctgctatgcggctgcttctcactagctatctattttacatttggtagtgtatatatgtccatgccactctctcacttcgtcccagcttacacttccccctccccgtgtcctgagctccattctccatgtctgcatctttatttctgtcctgcctctaggttcgtcagaaccattttgttttttcttttacattccatatatatttgttagcatacggtatttggttttctctttctgacttactttactctgtatgacagactctaggtccatccacctcactacaaaaaactcagttgcgtttcttttcatggctgagtaatattccattgcatatatgtgctacatcttctttatccattcgtctgtcgatggacacttagggtatttccatgtcctggctatcgtaaatagtgctgcaatgaacattgtggtacatgactctttgaattacggttttctcagggtatacgcccagtagtgggattgctgggtcatatggtagttctatttgtagttttttaaggaacctccatactgttctccatagtggctgtatcaatttagatTCCAACCAAcggtgcaagatggttcccttttctccacaccctctccagcatttattgtttgtagatttcttgatgatggccattctgactggtgtgaggtgatacctcattgtagttttgatttgcatttcactaatgattagtgatgttgagcttcctttcatgtgtttgttggcaatctgtatatcttctttggagaaatgtctatttaggtcttctgcccatttttggattgggttgtttggttttttgatattgagctgcatgagctgcttgtatattttggagattaatcctttgtcagttgcttcatttgcaaatattttctcccattctgagggttgtcttttcatcttgtttatgatttcctttgctgtgcaaaagctttgaagtttcattaggtcccatttgtttatttttgtttttatttccatttgtctaggaggtgagtcaaaaaggatcttgctgtgatttatgtcaaagagtgttctgcctatgttttcctctaagagttttatagtgtctggccttacttttaggtctctaatccattttgagtttatttttgtgtatggtgttagggagtgttctaatctcatacttttacatgtagctgtccagttttcccagcaccacttattgaagaggctgtcttttctccactgtatattcttgcctcctttctcaaagataaggtgaccatatgtgtgtgggtttatctctggactttctatcctgttccattgatctatatttctgtttttgtgccagaactgtactgtcttgattactgtagatttgtagtatagtctgaagtcagggagcctgattccgccagctccgtttttctttctcaagattgctttggctattcggggtcttttgtgtttccatacaaattgtgaatttttttgttctagttctgtgaaaaatgccattggtagtttgataggaattgcattgaatctgtagattgctttaggtagtatagtcattttcacaatgttgatcttccaatccaagaacatggtacatctctccatctgtttgtatcatctttaatttctttcatcagtgttttatagttttctgcatacaggtcttttgtctccttaggtaggtttattcctaggtatttcattctttttgttgcagtggtaaatgggagtgtttccttaatttctctttcatatttttcatcattactgtataggaatgccagagatttctgtgcattaattttttatcctgctactttaccaaattcattgattagctctagtagttttctggtagcatctttaggattctctatgtatagtgtcatgtcatctgcaaagagtgacagttttacttcttcttttctaatttggattcctttaatttctttttcttctctgattactgtggctaaaacttccaaaactatgttgatagtagtggtgagagtgggcaaccttgtcttgttcctgatcttagtggaatttttcaccattgggaacgatgttggctttgggtttgtcatataatggccttttttatgtcgaggtaggttctctctatgcctactttttggagagtttttgtcataaatcggtgttgaattttgttgaaagctttttctacacCTATTGATATTATAGTATGTtctttatccttcaatttgttaatatggtgtatcacattgattgattgcatatattgaagaatccttgcattcctgggataaccccacttgatcatggtatatgatccttttaatgtgtgttagattctgtttgctagtattttgttgaggatttttgcatctatgttcatcagtgattttggcctgtagttttctttttttgtgacatctttctctggttttggtgtcagggtaatggtggcctcaatatattttaaaaatcaaagaaatttacAAGaggaagcaaaatatttttttatattatccACAATTCTACCACCCAGATACAGTAACTGTTGTTATTTGGTGAATGTTATTCCATCCCTTTTCTTTGGGcattaaagttatatatatataatatatatgtaatgcaattatactatatacacttcttcttttcaaattttactctaatttcacttttatttttacttttagtttatttacaacaaaataactgaagtgaaactGAAGGAATTAATAATCATCAGATTATCTACTCACAAGACATAGTCACCCCTAAAATACCCTTCTAAACTTAACAAGACTGTGAGAACTATTAAGAGGCTTGAACCAATGTTTTGTTAACTACATGTTCCAATTTGGGGccgtttctattattttttttttaatattgtgatGTCACTTACATTTTATTCCATAACCATAATCCcacaattgtttttgttttatatttaaagggATTAAAATCTCAcctccagtttttgtttttgttttttaccattAACTTCCTTATCACTGAGTTTTAAAGTTTGATTACCCTCTTGATTGACTGGATTTTTGCtgaaggagatttttaaaaaagagctcttggttattgtatttttgaGTTTTTGTGGGTTTAGGAGTGTCAGTTTGCCCTTTGTCAACACCAGCTTGGCTGTATGTAATAATTTGGGTCATGCTTTTGCTCTCAGCCTTTTTAAGATATTTCACACCACCGTCTTCTGGCATCACATGTTTCAGACAAGTCTAAGTTCGTTGTCATCATTCCCCtgtttttctgtctggatgggAATAAAATTCTTTATCCTTGACAACTTTGCCAGAACATACATTCGTGTTAGTCCTTGTCAGTTTCTTCTGCCGTGGGCTACTACTTGATATCTCCAGCCTCATTTCCCACTACTTCCTTGCAGGGGGCTTGCCCACCTTGCCAACTTTTTGCCCTTCTGTGACCTTGTTATGCTGCTTTAATATTCTTCTGGCTTGGCACAGGCTAGTAAAATTCCCTCATCCCTACCCTCCACCCTGCTGTTTGCTGCCGCTCTTTCCAGCAGATTTAGCTCAAGCAACTCTCTCCTCCATGAGGACTTCCAGAGCACACTCCTCAGGTGACCGCCACTCTCCCCTTCCACCCTTATGAAATGTAACATGTACCCCTAGTATTACATTTGGTGCACTGATCTACCATCACTGGTTTATGACTGTCTCACATCCAGGACTGTGAGCTCCAAGGGGAGGGCCACCTAGTTTATACCCACATAACTATGCAATTTAAAAGAGTTTATCTTTTTTCGCAAAGGGTTTGCCGCCAGGATACAGGTGTCGTGAAAACCACCGCTAAACCTAAGCaaaaatgggaaaggagaagACGCACATCAACATCGTTGTCATCGGAAACGTAGATTTGGGGAAGTCCACCCCTACTGGCCATCTGATCTACAAATGTGGTGGGATCGACGAGAGAACCATTGAAAAGTTCGAGAAGGAGGCTGCCGAGATGGGGAAGGGCTCCTTCAAGTATGCCTGGGTCTTGGACAAACTGAAAGCTGAACGCGAGCGTGGTATCACCATTGATATCTCCTTATGGAAGTTTGAGAGCAGCAAGTACTATGTGACCATCATTGATGCCCCAGGACACAGAGACTTCATCAAAAACATGATTACAGGCACATCCCAGGCTGACTGTGCTGTCCTGATTGTTGCTGCTGGTGTTGGTGAATTTGAAGCAGGTATTTCCAAGAATGGGCAGACCCGTGAGCAGGCCCTTCTGGCCTACACTCTGGGTGTGAAACAGCTAATTGTTGGAGTTAACAAAATGGATTCCACCGAGCCACCCTACAGCCAGAAGAGATACGAGGAAATTGTAAAGGAAGTCGGCACCTACATTAAGAAAGTTGGCTACAACCCCGACACAGTAGCATTTGTGCCAATTTCTGGCTGGAACCGTGAAAACATGCTGGAGCCAAGTGCTAACGTGCCGTGGTTCAAGGGATGGAGAGTCACCCGTAAGGATGGCAATGCCAGTGGAACCACACTGCTTGAAGCTCTGGATTGCATCCTGCCACCAACTCGCCCAACTGACAGACCCTTGCGTTTGCCCCTCCAGGATGTCTACAAAATTGGTGGTATTGGCACTGTCCCTGTGGGTCGAGTGGAGACTGGTGTTCTCAAACCTGGCATGGTGGTCACCTTTGCTCCAGTCAACGTGACAACTGAAGTGAAGTCTGTTGAAATGCACCATGAAGCTTTGAGTGAGGCCCTTCCTGGGGACAGTGTGGGCTTCAATGTCAAGAACGTGTCTGTCAAAGATGTTCGTCGTGGCAATGTGGCTGGTGACAGCAAAAATGACCCACCGATGGAAGCAGCTGGCTTCACAGCTCAGGTGATTATCTTGAACCATCCAGGCCAAGTCAGTGCTGGCTATGCACCTGTGCTGGATTGTCACACAGCTCACATTGCCTGCACGTTTGCTGAGCTGAAGGAGAAGATTGATCGTCGTTCTGGGAAAAAGCTGGAAGATGGCCCCAAATTCTTGAAATCTGGTGATGCTGCCATCGTTAATATGGTTCCTGGCAAACCCACGTGTGTTGAGAGCTTCTCTGACTATCCTCCTCTGGGCCACTTTGCTGTTCGTGACATGAGACAGACGGTTGCTGTGGGTGTCATCAAAGCAGTGGACAAGAAAGCAGCTGGAGCTGGCAAGGTCACCAAGTCTGCCCAGAAAGCTCAGAAGGCTAAATGAATATTATCCCCAATACCTGCCACCCCAGTCTTAATCAGTGATGGAAGAACAGTCTCAGAACTGTTTGTCTCAATTGGCCATTTAAGTTTAATAGCAAAAGACTGGTTAATGATAACAATGCATCGTAAAACcttcagaaggaaaggagaatgtgTTGTGGAccatttgttttgtgtgtggcAGTTTTAAATTACTAGTTTTTAGAATCAGTACTTTTTCATGGAAACAACTTGACCAAAAATCTGTCACAGAATTTGAGACCCATTAAAAAAGTTTaatgaggaataaataaataaataaataaaagagtttaTGTTGGTAAAATATTGGAGATTTTAGATCAGGAGTCCCCAACCCCTGGACcatggaccagtactggtccgtggcctgttaggaaccgggccgcacagcaggaggtgagcagcgggtgaGCTGATAGAAGAAAGCTTCATGTGTATtcacagccgctccccatcactcgcattactgcctgagctccgcctcctgtcagatgaGCGGCAgaattagattctcataggagcgcaaatcctactgtgaactgcacatgtgaAGGATCTAGGTTGCgagctccttatgagaatctaacgcctgatgatctgaggtggagctgaggtagtgatgctagtgctggggagcagctgcaaacacagattatcattagcagagaggtttgactgcacagagaccataataaatcaactgcttgcagactcacatcaaaaccctatcagtgagtggcaagcgacgacaattaagctgcatctggtggcaggctttaagtcagaatccgacACTTATTTTAGTCTGTGCTTGGcccacccattattttatttaccacttccatcTGCGCCTCTTTCCGGCACTGcacacttgtctcagtcacagttttggtaagcccacagGCTAACCCTACCCAAAAtgtgtaaaaaacaaacatcactggagagcttctttgaaaagggggaaagacccaatgatgagacagcagaagactctaagactgccaacaaaaagaaagctgcatttaaaagaaaataccaagagtcctacttaaattacaggttcattgcaacaggtgattcacattctccaagccagctttgtataatatgtggcgACCGGCTATCCAAGGAAGCcgtgaaaccttcaaaactgcttcacCACATGGAGGTCAAGCAtcctgcattaaaagacaagcctgtggagtttttcaaaagaaaaaaagcgtGAACACAAAtaacagaagcaattattgaagtTCACCAAATGTGTCTGCCCTGAaagcatcattcttagtggctaaccaCATTGCTAAAGgtaagaagccctttactattggtgaagagttgatcctgcctgctgctaaggacatttgtcttgaacttttaggagaggctgcagttcaaaagaTGACACGTACTCCTCTTTCGGCTAGCACCGTAACTAGATGAACTGgtgaaatagcagaggatattgaggcacaattgttaggattaatgagtcactgtGGTACACAATCCAGGTTGACGAGTGTACtgatgttgacaacaaggcaacaatgcttgtttttgtgtaatctatttttcaggaggatgtgcatgaggatatgttatgtgcacttttgttgccaacaccacagctgcagaactattcaagtctttgaatgattacatatcaggaaaactgaattggtcattttgtgtccGTATATGCATGGATGGAGCTGCTGCCATGACTTCACGGCcttctggtttcactactcgggtcaaagaggtcgcttctgaatgtgagtctatgcactgtgtcatccatagagaaatgctggctagctggaaaatgtcacctgaacttaacaacgttttgcaggatgtgattaaaattatcaaccacattaaagtacatgcccttaactcatgTCTGTTCatgcagctctgtgaggagaaggatgcagagcacacacgtcttctcttatacacagaagtgagatggctttctaggggtagatcactggccagagtttctgagttatgagagctgctccagagatttcttttagaaaaacagtcacccctggcagcacatttcagtgacacagatgggtcacaaaacttgcttacttgtgtgacacATTCAACCTGCTCAACAAACTCAacctgtcacttcaggggagaacaACAACTGTGTTCAAATCAGCAGATAacgtggctgcattcaaagccaaactggaattatgggggcgatgagtgaacattgggatttttgacatgtctcatacattagcagagattttgagagactgaaccagggccttctttctcccagctggtgcgtGATCACTCTTCTCAGCTTtcaagagtttgagcattacttcccaaccacaaaagacccctgaactgggaaggaatggatccgcgacccatttgtgaataagccaggtgaatcaactttgtccgtgctagaagaggatcagCTGCTTGAGATCGCAAATGACGGTGCCCTTAAAAttatgtttgagacaacttcaaatctccatacgctctggattaaagtcaaggtggaatatcctgagattgccacaaaagcactgaaaagcctgcttgcatttccaacatcctgtctttgtgaagcagggttttctgcagtgacagcaacgaAAACGAGATCACAGAGGAGACTGGACATTAGCAACACACTtggggtgtcactgtctcccatcacccccagatgggaccatctagttgcaggaaaacaagctcaggactcccactgattctgcattatggtgagttgtataattatttcattatatattacaatgtaataataatagaaataaagtacacaatGAATgcaatgcacttgaatcatcctgaaaccaccGCCACACCCCTTCCGTGGAAAAATGGTCTTCTACAAAACtggcccctggtgccaaaaatatTGGGGACCGCTGTTTTAGATGGCGTGTGGACAAATTACTAAGCAGGCAAAGTGTAAATGTGATACAGTTCGAGTGCTCAGATACGTTGAATGCTTTAAGTCTTTAGGGAACAGTAATCATTAAGCAGAAGGTTGGGTAGATAAAGTGTTAAAGAGAACCCTGCAGTTGAGCGGCGAAAACAGTCGAGCTTCTATAAGGGAGGTGGCAGGTGTCCAGGAGAGGCCGGGGTCAGCTCTCCCACACTTCAGCCTCTCAGCTGAGGCTAAAGACATGCGTGGCCAGCCCTTTTCCCATTTAGCGACACCTACAGCTCTCGCCCACCACCGCGACCCATCTCCGCGAGTGAACACCAAGTTCTAGGAGCCTGCTTAGCAAACGAAGCGGGGAGAACAGCGGGGAGGAGCTAGCTCTGCGCATGCTCTTTgtgggcggggggtgggcggggggggcggtggCGGCAGGCAGGTTGCGCCTGCGCGCTGCGTCGATCAGACGCCTCGGCTTCCGCGCCGGGATACCCGGCTAGGGTTCGCCGGCGGGATGGTGCCGCGGTGCCAGGTAAGAATGGGGAAGCCCTCCGGGCTTGTGTCTGTCCTCGCCTTTTCCCTCCACAGACCCGGTCCTGCTCGGCCAGACCCCGGCGACCGCCACCGCCGCGGTAGGCCCTCCCGACTTCGGAGGCTTTGCTCTGGTCTCCCCAACGAAAGTCAAGTCCATTCCGCGAACGCTTGTTCTGCAGGTGACGGCCTGGAAGACCAGCTGGTTTCTAAATCACCCTTGATATTTGCCCTTGCTTCTCAGATTGTTCGTTTCTAAGACAAGTTTTCATAGAAAGAAATGCCCTTAACTAAGCATTCTTTGATGAAATGTGCTCCATCTGTGCATTTGCGAACCCTTGATTATTTGCAGACCTCTGATTATTTCGTAGAGAATGATTTGCTTTCATTCACAGGTGGGTTATTTTACTTGGTCGGATCGCTTAGATACCAGGTTGTCTGCATAGGTTTGTCCTAGGAAATAGAAGTTTATCCTGTATTTCAGACTCATCTGCTTTTGTAAATATCGGGGTTTGTATGTTGCATAACTTAATCCTGGACAGCTGGGTTCAATGTAATGTAGACTGGAATCAAAGGTCATATGACAACCGTGAAGGACGtgtctttcatttatttggtcattTATTTGTGTAATTCATCTCTTGATTCAGACTTTTGTTCACTGCTTAAGTATAAAAGGTGCTATAATTTTATGTCAGTTAAAGGCCAACCTCATGGTTTCTAAGAAGATATTGTTAGgattttagttgtggcacacataacatttataaaactaaaagGCATCTGGAAATTAGTCTGACTTGTActtaaaacataaacatttttcaaaatttgagcTTGTAGGTATGCTGAAATGTTTATGggcactttaaattttttctaatttataaaaaGTGTCTTTGATTAAAGtaatacatttgaaaaacaaaacccagcatgGACAGTCAGAAAAGGACTATGGGTTGTTATTGTTAAAAACATATTCTTTCTTTTCAGGTGGAAGTGTTGTATTTTGCAGAAAGTGCTGAAATAACAGGAGTTCGCTCAGAGACCATTTCTGTGCcacaagaaataaaagcattgCAGCTGTGGAATGAGATAGAAACGCACCATCCTGGGTAGTTAAAAATTTGCAGAATGTATATGATTAAcactatttaatatttaaaaatgtgtgagTAAATGATAAAAGTAAAAAGTTAACTTAGATTTCCATGTTTAATGTCAAAAGGATCATTAgttgtattttttcctgaaaacttAAGTTCtagtatttaaaaatgcaaaattccttaataaaagttaaagatattttacttaaaaaacacaGTGAGCTGTGATACTCCCAAAGGGACAtgattatatttgcttttataatttacaaaatacTGAAAATGTAGATTCTGCATTTTTG
This window harbors:
- the LOC101280846 gene encoding elongation factor 1-alpha 1-like, producing the protein MGKEKTHINIVVIGNVDLGKSTPTGHLIYKCGGIDERTIEKFEKEAAEMGKGSFKYAWVLDKLKAERERGITIDISLWKFESSKYYVTIIDAPGHRDFIKNMITGTSQADCAVLIVAAGVGEFEAGISKNGQTREQALLAYTLGVKQLIVGVNKMDSTEPPYSQKRYEEIVKEVGTYIKKVGYNPDTVAFVPISGWNRENMLEPSANVPWFKGWRVTRKDGNASGTTLLEALDCILPPTRPTDRPLRLPLQDVYKIGGIGTVPVGRVETGVLKPGMVVTFAPVNVTTEVKSVEMHHEALSEALPGDSVGFNVKNVSVKDVRRGNVAGDSKNDPPMEAAGFTAQVIILNHPGQVSAGYAPVLDCHTAHIACTFAELKEKIDRRSGKKLEDGPKFLKSGDAAIVNMVPGKPTCVESFSDYPPLGHFAVRDMRQTVAVGVIKAVDKKAAGAGKVTKSAQKAQKAK